The Nonlabens spongiae genome contains a region encoding:
- a CDS encoding DUF6691 family protein produces the protein MRYLSYLAIGIFFGIVMFKSEAASWFRIYEMFRFDSFHMYGIIGSALVLGVIGIQVIKRNNIKPLGGGEMSLKPKEMGVPRYLIGGIIFGLGWALSGACPGPMYVLAGAGFPMILIVIFGALLGTFVYGLLRSKLPH, from the coding sequence ATGCGGTATTTAAGTTATTTAGCTATAGGGATTTTTTTTGGGATCGTGATGTTTAAGTCAGAGGCGGCATCGTGGTTTAGAATTTATGAAATGTTCAGATTTGACAGTTTTCACATGTACGGAATTATAGGGTCTGCCTTGGTACTGGGAGTGATAGGCATTCAAGTTATTAAACGTAATAATATAAAACCGCTGGGCGGTGGAGAGATGAGTCTCAAACCCAAGGAAATGGGTGTTCCACGTTATTTGATAGGCGGAATTATTTTTGGATTGGGCTGGGCGCTTTCTGGTGCTTGCCCGGGACCTATGTACGTTCTTGCGGGAGCCGGTTTCCCAATGATTTTGATTGTAATATTTGGAGCCCTTCTCGGGACTTTTGTATACGGATTATTGCGCAGCAAGCTGCCGCATTAG
- a CDS encoding SDR family oxidoreductase, producing the protein MPLSMVDKLKTDEWHTMVDVNPKGVLNGVAATLPVMKEQKCGHIINVSSSAGRKYFPGGAVYCTTKAAVSMFSEGLRQEMAPNMGLM; encoded by the coding sequence ATGCCACTCTCGATGGTGGATAAACTCAAAACTGATGAATGGCACACTATGGTAGATGTAAATCCAAAAGGTGTTTTGAATGGAGTTGCAGCAACTTTACCTGTCATGAAAGAGCAGAAATGTGGACATATAATAAATGTCTCGTCGAGTGCTGGACGCAAATACTTCCCGGGCGGAGCAGTATACTGTACCACTAAAGCTGCTGTGAGTATGTTTTCTGAAGGTTTACGTCAGGAAATGGCTCCAAATATGGGATTAATGTGA
- a CDS encoding alpha-amylase family glycosyl hydrolase, which produces MKNVSKYLLIALAFTLFSCEGDDSTSPEQSNPVEDPTDPNDSQDYVQYGTPFDNVPLTSDIIMYEVNLRAYSSAGNIQGVIDRLDHIEQLGINTIWLMPIYTQGELRSVGSPYAVKNYKEVSSEYGNLDDLRRLTDAAHARGMTVILDWVANHTAWDNPWINNDPDWYTKNASGQIIHPSGTNWQDVADLNFDVQEMRVAMIDAMRYWILEANVDGFRCDYADGVPADFWQEAFAELNTIPNRDLIFFAEGNRSDHLTSGFDLAFGWEFYGGIKEVYEGRDAGYAFAKAQTEYSNVPMGKEMVRFTTNHDESAWDATPITIFNGLNGALGASVATIFHDGVPLIYGSQEVGQASTVPFFYNSTINWSQNPDMLNQYRTMLQFYSNSAAARKGENTEYTHPNVIHFKKTLNGDEVSILVNTRNTAHTYTLPAEMQNTTWTDVMSDNQVDLGTQFQLEPYGYMILD; this is translated from the coding sequence ATGAAAAATGTAAGCAAATACTTGTTGATAGCTCTCGCTTTTACACTGTTCTCATGTGAGGGTGATGACTCAACGTCTCCTGAGCAATCAAATCCTGTAGAAGATCCTACAGACCCTAATGATTCTCAGGATTATGTGCAATATGGAACGCCTTTTGACAACGTGCCTCTTACCAGTGATATTATCATGTACGAGGTAAACCTAAGAGCTTACAGCAGTGCTGGTAATATTCAAGGGGTCATCGATCGACTGGATCATATTGAGCAACTCGGTATCAATACAATCTGGCTCATGCCTATCTATACGCAAGGTGAATTGAGATCTGTAGGATCTCCTTATGCCGTGAAAAATTATAAAGAGGTGAGCAGTGAATATGGCAACCTCGATGATCTACGCAGACTCACAGATGCTGCTCATGCACGAGGCATGACCGTGATCCTTGACTGGGTGGCAAATCATACAGCGTGGGACAACCCATGGATCAATAACGATCCTGACTGGTACACAAAGAATGCTTCAGGGCAGATTATCCATCCTTCTGGAACTAACTGGCAAGACGTCGCCGATTTAAATTTTGATGTTCAAGAAATGCGCGTCGCCATGATTGATGCCATGCGCTACTGGATTCTTGAAGCAAATGTAGATGGCTTCCGTTGTGATTATGCTGATGGTGTTCCAGCTGATTTTTGGCAAGAGGCATTTGCAGAATTAAATACTATACCCAACCGAGACCTGATATTTTTTGCTGAGGGCAACCGCTCTGATCATTTGACCTCCGGTTTTGATTTGGCATTTGGCTGGGAATTTTATGGAGGGATCAAAGAAGTTTATGAGGGGCGTGATGCAGGTTACGCTTTCGCGAAAGCGCAAACAGAATACAGCAACGTACCCATGGGAAAGGAAATGGTACGATTTACCACAAATCATGACGAGTCTGCCTGGGATGCAACACCAATCACTATTTTCAATGGGTTGAATGGAGCTCTGGGAGCCTCTGTTGCTACTATTTTTCATGATGGAGTACCGTTGATCTATGGAAGTCAAGAGGTGGGACAAGCGTCAACAGTTCCATTTTTCTACAACTCAACCATAAACTGGTCTCAAAATCCAGATATGTTGAATCAGTACCGCACCATGCTTCAATTCTATAGCAATAGTGCTGCCGCTCGTAAGGGAGAAAATACAGAGTACACTCATCCTAACGTAATTCATTTCAAAAAAACGCTTAATGGGGATGAAGTGAGTATTCTTGTAAATACTAGAAATACTGCGCATACTTATACCTTGCCTGCAGAAATGCAAAACACTACCTGGACAGATGTGATGTCTGATAACCAAGTAGATTTAGGAACTCAATTTCAGCTAGAACCATATGGATATATGATTTTAGATTAA
- a CDS encoding Rossmann-fold NAD(P)-binding domain-containing protein, producing MTIIESGFVDTELQDTITDEDIKEQISNMGSDMTPLKAVNIAEAVAYAAASPDRVNVNEVFRYPIKHKQ from the coding sequence GTGACGATCATCGAGTCTGGGTTTGTGGATACTGAACTACAAGACACGATTACAGATGAGGATATCAAAGAACAAATCTCTAACATGGGAAGTGATATGACGCCTCTTAAAGCTGTCAATATTGCCGAGGCTGTTGCTTATGCCGCTGCGAGTCCAGATAGAGTGAATGTGAATGAGGTTTTCAGATACCCCATAAAGCATAAACAATAA
- a CDS encoding YeeE/YedE family protein: MEWITDPWPWYVAGPLIALTMFLLLLVGKQFGMSSNLRTACSALGCGKAADFFKFDWKEQRWNLTVVAGAIIGGFIASNYMSDNTVEINEVTATELSQEYNIDSAGEAYLPTEIFSTDHLNDPKILLILLAGGFMVGFGARYAGGCTSGHAISGLSNLQLPSLIAVIGFFIGGLVMINFIYPLIF, from the coding sequence ATGGAATGGATTACGGATCCCTGGCCGTGGTATGTCGCCGGGCCCTTGATAGCCCTGACGATGTTCTTGCTATTATTGGTGGGAAAACAATTTGGTATGTCATCCAATCTCAGGACGGCATGCTCTGCTCTGGGATGTGGTAAGGCAGCAGACTTCTTCAAGTTTGACTGGAAAGAACAACGCTGGAATCTTACGGTAGTGGCTGGTGCGATCATCGGTGGGTTTATTGCCTCAAATTATATGAGTGATAATACTGTCGAGATCAATGAAGTTACGGCAACAGAATTATCTCAGGAATACAATATCGACAGCGCGGGCGAAGCCTACCTACCCACTGAAATATTCTCTACAGATCATTTGAACGATCCTAAAATTCTGTTGATTTTATTGGCTGGAGGTTTTATGGTTGGTTTTGGAGCACGTTATGCGGGAGGCTGTACCTCTGGACACGCCATTTCTGGATTGAGTAATCTACAGCTTCCCTCGCTCATTGCCGTCATCGGATTTTTTATAGGTGGTCTGGTCATGATTAATTTTATTTATCCTCTCATTTTTTAA
- a CDS encoding zinc-dependent alcohol dehydrogenase family protein — protein MKAMMLSSYDDNASFVKKDIDKPVAGKGQVLVKIYASSVNPVDLKIKSNGKDMPIAPDLPALLGMDFAGIVEELGPGVSNFTIGDEVYGCAGGLMDLPGTYTEYIAADARLMALKPKNLSMREAAALPLVSITAFEGVERAQISDGQKVLVHGGSGGVGHIALQLAQIKGAEVFATSSSDEKLSLVKELGAHPINYNDQSVEDYVNQFTDGQGFDAVYDTVGGKNLLKSFEAVKINAQIATTVSMAEVDLSQMHHKGLSLHVVFMLIPMIHDVDRASHGNILKEITSLVESGKLKPVLDENRYQLEDVNEAHARVASSEGMGKVTIEH, from the coding sequence ATGAAAGCAATGATGCTCAGTAGCTATGACGATAACGCGTCATTTGTGAAAAAAGATATCGATAAACCAGTGGCCGGCAAGGGTCAGGTTCTTGTGAAAATTTATGCTTCAAGTGTGAATCCGGTGGATTTGAAGATCAAGTCAAATGGTAAAGATATGCCCATCGCTCCAGATCTACCCGCTTTGCTCGGAATGGATTTTGCCGGTATAGTGGAAGAATTAGGTCCTGGTGTAAGCAATTTCACAATAGGCGATGAGGTATACGGTTGTGCTGGTGGACTGATGGACTTGCCAGGAACTTACACGGAGTACATCGCAGCAGATGCTCGGCTGATGGCTTTGAAACCCAAAAATCTTTCCATGCGAGAAGCTGCGGCTTTACCGCTTGTTTCCATCACAGCATTTGAAGGCGTAGAACGAGCACAGATCAGTGACGGACAAAAGGTTCTGGTTCACGGTGGATCAGGTGGAGTGGGACACATCGCTTTGCAACTCGCGCAAATTAAAGGAGCTGAAGTTTTTGCTACTTCCAGCAGCGATGAGAAACTCAGTTTGGTTAAGGAGCTGGGCGCTCATCCCATAAACTACAACGATCAAAGTGTGGAGGATTATGTAAATCAATTTACAGATGGTCAAGGTTTTGATGCAGTTTATGATACGGTGGGCGGTAAAAATCTATTGAAAAGCTTTGAAGCCGTTAAAATCAACGCACAGATTGCCACAACCGTTTCGATGGCTGAGGTAGACCTGTCGCAAATGCACCACAAAGGTTTGTCGCTGCATGTGGTCTTTATGTTGATTCCTATGATTCATGATGTGGATCGCGCCAGTCATGGAAATATTTTAAAGGAAATTACGAGTTTGGTAGAATCTGGAAAATTAAAACCTGTACTTGATGAAAACAGATATCAATTAGAAGATGTAAACGAGGCCCACGCCCGTGTTGCCAGTAGTGAGGGCATGGGTAAGGTTACGATAGAACATTAA
- a CDS encoding SDR family oxidoreductase gives MGPAYIDTPLLQSKEMLETIKKKHPMKRLGKTDEVAQLVLILSSSQSSFITGGYYLIDGGCPAV, from the coding sequence GTGGGACCAGCTTACATTGATACACCTTTACTTCAGTCAAAAGAGATGCTTGAAACCATTAAGAAAAAGCATCCTATGAAAAGATTGGGAAAAACTGACGAAGTGGCGCAACTCGTGTTAATTCTCAGTAGCTCACAATCATCTTTCATAACCGGTGGATATTACCTTATAGATGGTGGCTGCCCGGCCGTTTAA
- a CDS encoding SDR family NAD(P)-dependent oxidoreductase, giving the protein MDAQKGEAVVKELESDGGKAYFIKADSSKEEEIKITIERIVEKYDKLDIAYNNPGIGGEHNTTGNYDGKSWNSVVDLNLNGVFYDCKYELQDVEKNGGGVIVNMASIHRVVAAPNSPAYTATKHAVVRLIKNIGDEYAQKKIFAVIAWDQLTLIHLYFSQKRCLKPLRKSIL; this is encoded by the coding sequence ATTGATGCACAGAAAGGAGAAGCCGTTGTAAAAGAGCTGGAATCAGATGGAGGCAAGGCATATTTTATTAAAGCAGATTCCTCAAAGGAAGAAGAAATCAAAATCACGATAGAACGTATTGTGGAGAAATATGACAAGCTTGATATCGCTTATAACAATCCAGGAATAGGAGGTGAGCATAATACAACTGGAAACTACGATGGTAAATCTTGGAACAGCGTAGTCGACCTCAATTTAAACGGCGTTTTCTATGACTGTAAATATGAATTGCAAGACGTGGAGAAGAATGGAGGAGGAGTCATCGTTAATATGGCATCTATTCATCGTGTGGTAGCCGCGCCTAATTCGCCTGCGTATACCGCTACAAAGCACGCAGTTGTAAGACTTATAAAGAATATCGGTGATGAATACGCTCAAAAAAAAATATTCGCTGTAATTGCGTGGGACCAGCTTACATTGATACACCTTTACTTCAGTCAAAAGAGATGCTTGAAACCATTAAGAAAAAGCATCCTATGA